The Candidatus Polarisedimenticolia bacterium genome window below encodes:
- the asnB gene encoding asparagine synthase (glutamine-hydrolyzing), with protein MCGIAGIFSRGDSPIQVNRLLRMRDDQAHRGPDDQGLHTSPHIGLAFNRLAIIDLSPTANQPMGPEDGSARIVFNGEIYNYRELRSDLESQGRRFLTQSDTEVILQGYMHWGIDVVRRLNGMFAIALWDAPRQTLYLARDRVGKKPLFYRDGDGEVVFASEVRALVRGLKSIPPVDQAALNSYLGYLCVPGDMSIYAGVRKVPPGSVMTCTRTGARTDSYWKLSFREKIRCTQEEAVERLDELLENATRLRLIGDVPLGAFLSGGVDSSTVVAMMSRAGGAVRTFSVGFAEESHNELPHARAVAEALHTEHTEIRVEADAAAILPRLVWHYGEPFADSSAVPSYYVSEAARKHVKVALNGDGGDEPFAGYPWNRAIRTIEWCRRLAGRRLSRAALKSLGSALKRVPGAHGRLLTLVGLLPEWAERSAADLFWIWPGYKRLDLERLYLPSFRSQLTSLDPAEYCHEVYLGTDGADEVDRGLQVVIQTYLPDDLLVKMDIASMANSLETRSPLLDFRILEFAAALPSSMKFKWLQGKHLLKTLAARLVPPSVVYRPKQGFGIPLASWLRGPLRKPLEVLLTHPRFESRGYFHRSEVRSLIARHMAGEDQSSKLWALLWLELWFRMFMDGDLGRQDSLHDIK; from the coding sequence ATGTGCGGCATCGCTGGGATCTTCAGTCGGGGAGACTCGCCGATCCAGGTCAATCGTCTCCTGCGGATGAGGGACGACCAGGCGCACCGAGGTCCGGATGACCAAGGCCTGCACACGTCGCCGCACATCGGTCTGGCCTTCAACCGTCTCGCCATCATCGATCTTTCCCCCACGGCGAATCAGCCCATGGGGCCGGAGGACGGATCCGCCCGGATCGTTTTCAACGGCGAGATCTACAACTATCGGGAGCTGCGATCCGATCTGGAGTCGCAGGGGCGGCGCTTCCTCACCCAGAGCGATACCGAGGTCATCCTGCAGGGATACATGCACTGGGGGATCGACGTGGTCAGGCGCCTCAACGGCATGTTCGCCATCGCCCTGTGGGACGCGCCGCGGCAGACGCTCTACCTGGCCCGGGACCGGGTCGGCAAGAAGCCGCTCTTCTACCGGGACGGAGACGGTGAAGTCGTCTTTGCCTCCGAGGTGCGGGCGCTGGTCCGGGGACTGAAGAGCATCCCACCGGTCGACCAGGCCGCCCTGAACTCCTACCTCGGCTACCTGTGCGTTCCCGGTGACATGTCCATCTACGCGGGCGTGCGCAAGGTGCCGCCCGGAAGCGTCATGACCTGCACGCGGACAGGAGCGCGCACCGATTCCTACTGGAAGCTGTCGTTTCGAGAAAAAATCCGTTGCACCCAGGAAGAGGCGGTCGAGCGGCTCGATGAACTCCTCGAGAACGCGACCCGGCTGCGCCTCATCGGCGACGTGCCTCTGGGGGCATTCCTCAGCGGCGGAGTTGATTCGAGCACGGTCGTCGCCATGATGAGCCGGGCCGGTGGCGCCGTGCGGACGTTCTCGGTCGGGTTCGCCGAAGAGAGCCACAACGAGCTGCCCCATGCACGGGCTGTCGCGGAGGCGCTGCACACGGAGCACACTGAAATCCGCGTCGAGGCGGACGCCGCGGCCATCCTTCCCAGGCTGGTGTGGCATTACGGGGAGCCCTTCGCCGATTCAAGCGCGGTTCCGAGCTACTACGTGTCGGAAGCGGCCCGCAAGCACGTCAAGGTCGCCTTGAATGGCGACGGGGGCGACGAGCCCTTCGCAGGCTACCCCTGGAACCGCGCGATTCGAACGATCGAGTGGTGCCGCCGTCTGGCGGGCCGACGCTTGAGCCGCGCCGCCCTGAAGTCTCTCGGGAGCGCATTGAAGCGGGTGCCGGGGGCCCACGGCCGGCTCCTGACCCTGGTGGGCCTGCTGCCGGAGTGGGCCGAGCGCTCGGCCGCCGACCTCTTCTGGATCTGGCCGGGGTATAAAAGGTTAGACTTGGAGAGGCTTTACCTTCCCTCCTTCCGTTCGCAGCTGACCAGCCTCGATCCGGCCGAGTACTGCCATGAGGTGTACCTCGGCACCGATGGAGCGGACGAGGTGGACAGGGGGCTGCAGGTGGTGATCCAGACCTATCTTCCCGACGATCTACTGGTGAAAATGGATATCGCGTCGATGGCGAACTCGCTCGAGACCCGTTCGCCGCTGCTCGATTTCCGCATCCTGGAGTTCGCCGCCGCGCTGCCGTCCTCGATGAAATTCAAATGGCTGCAGGGGAAGCATCTTCTCAAGACCCTGGCCGCGCGACTGGTCCCTCCCTCGGTCGTCTACCGCCCCAAACAGGGCTTCGGCATCCCGCTGGCGTCGTGGCTGCGCGGACCCCTGAGAAAGCCGCTCGAAGTGCTGCTCACGCACCCGCGTTTCGAGAGTCGCGGCTACTTCCATCGGTCGGAGGTGCGGAGCCTCATCGCTCGCCACATGGCTGGCGAGGACCAGTCCTCGAAATTGTGGGCGCTCCTCTGGCTCGAGCTGTGGTTCCGTATGTTCATGGATGGGGATCTGGGCCGCCAGGATTCGC
- a CDS encoding acetyl-CoA C-acetyltransferase, with amino-acid sequence MRIAAELLIAGSVRTPLGKFGGALASLSAPELGAAASRAALERAGIRPDDVQETIMGNARPAGTGPNPARQIAHRAGIPDSAPAYTVNMACGSSLRAILNACQSIAAGDREVVLVGGAESMSRVPYLLEGARFGYKMGHQRLTDAMYRDGFLCPLCDQVMGETAETLAERYEISRVEQDAFAAESQQRCERARTSGSFTAEIVPLTVAGPKGSALVSEDEHPRDGVTAESLASLPPVFRKNGTVHAGSSSGLVDGASAMVLLSSDAARRLGVQPQARVVAYSTAGVDPAVMGIGPVPAVRDLLRRTGLTLEEIDLIEINEAFAAQVLACQRDLRFDLSRTNVNGGAIALGHPIGATGARITTTLIHEMLRRKARRGLATLCISGGLGIALLVEPVSS; translated from the coding sequence ATGAGAATCGCAGCCGAATTGCTGATCGCGGGCTCGGTCCGCACGCCTCTGGGAAAGTTCGGTGGCGCCCTGGCGTCGCTCAGCGCCCCGGAGCTGGGGGCCGCGGCCTCGCGCGCCGCTCTCGAGCGGGCCGGTATCCGGCCGGACGATGTCCAGGAGACCATCATGGGGAACGCCCGGCCGGCGGGCACCGGACCGAATCCCGCCCGCCAGATCGCCCACAGGGCCGGGATTCCGGACAGCGCCCCCGCCTACACGGTCAACATGGCCTGCGGCTCCTCGCTCCGCGCCATCCTGAACGCCTGCCAGAGCATCGCGGCCGGCGACCGCGAGGTCGTGCTGGTCGGGGGGGCCGAGTCGATGAGCCGCGTCCCCTACCTGCTGGAGGGGGCCCGCTTCGGGTACAAGATGGGCCACCAGCGCCTCACCGACGCCATGTACCGGGACGGATTTCTCTGCCCCCTGTGCGACCAGGTCATGGGGGAGACCGCCGAAACGCTGGCGGAACGCTACGAGATTTCCCGCGTCGAGCAGGATGCCTTCGCCGCGGAGTCCCAGCAGCGCTGCGAGCGGGCCAGGACATCGGGTAGCTTCACCGCTGAAATCGTCCCGTTGACGGTCGCGGGACCCAAGGGCTCCGCCCTGGTTTCCGAGGACGAGCACCCTCGGGACGGCGTGACCGCCGAATCCCTCGCAAGCCTGCCGCCGGTGTTCAGGAAGAACGGGACGGTCCACGCCGGCTCGTCCTCCGGGCTGGTCGACGGCGCTTCGGCGATGGTCCTGCTGTCCTCCGACGCCGCCCGCCGGCTCGGGGTGCAGCCCCAGGCCCGCGTGGTGGCCTACTCCACGGCGGGCGTCGATCCCGCGGTCATGGGGATCGGGCCCGTTCCGGCGGTCCGGGATCTCCTGCGCCGAACGGGTCTCACCCTCGAGGAGATTGACCTGATCGAGATCAACGAGGCGTTCGCCGCACAGGTCCTGGCGTGCCAGCGCGATCTCCGGTTCGATCTGTCACGCACCAACGTCAACGGCGGGGCCATCGCCCTCGGACACCCGATCGGCGCGACCGGGGCCCGCATCACGACCACCCTGATCCACGAGATGCTGCGGCGCAAGGCCCGCCGGGGCCTGGCCACCCTGTGCATCAGCGGCGGTCTGGGGATCGCGCTCCTCGTCGAGCCGGTTTCCTCGTGA
- a CDS encoding acyl-CoA dehydrogenase family protein has protein sequence MKRPYQALDFFAVDALLSDEELMVRDTARAFVTDRVLPIIEAHFRDGTFPSELVPEMASMGLLGANLEGYGCAGLNSVAYGLIMQELERGDSGIRSFVSVQGALCMYPIHAFGSPEQKERWIPAMAKGKAVGCFGLTEPDAGSDPASLRTRAARKGGRYVLNGAKAWITNGSIADVAVVWARCEDGVIRGFLVERGTAGFSARDHGGKFSLRASVTSELILQDCEVPAAALLPGTGGLRSPLMCLSQARYGIAWGGIGSAQAVFDEALGYAKARIAFGKPIAAFQIQQEKLVWMASEITKAQILALRLGRLKDEGKATPAQISMGKRNNIWVARECARLAREILGANGITDEYQVGRHLCNIESVYTYEGTHDIHTLILGEALTGLSAFS, from the coding sequence ATGAAGCGCCCTTACCAGGCTCTCGACTTCTTCGCGGTGGACGCCCTCCTGAGCGACGAGGAGCTCATGGTCCGCGATACCGCGCGGGCGTTCGTCACCGACAGGGTGCTCCCCATCATCGAGGCGCACTTCCGCGACGGCACGTTCCCGTCCGAGCTCGTGCCTGAGATGGCGTCGATGGGCCTGCTCGGCGCCAACCTCGAAGGGTACGGCTGCGCCGGGCTCAACAGCGTCGCCTACGGCCTGATCATGCAGGAGCTGGAGCGCGGCGACAGCGGGATCCGGTCGTTCGTCTCGGTGCAGGGCGCGCTGTGCATGTATCCGATCCACGCGTTCGGCTCGCCCGAGCAGAAGGAGCGCTGGATCCCGGCCATGGCGAAGGGAAAGGCCGTCGGCTGCTTCGGCCTGACCGAGCCGGACGCCGGCAGCGACCCGGCGAGCCTCCGGACGCGGGCGGCCAGGAAGGGCGGGCGCTACGTTCTCAACGGCGCGAAGGCCTGGATCACCAACGGATCGATCGCCGATGTCGCGGTGGTCTGGGCCCGTTGCGAGGACGGCGTGATCCGCGGCTTCCTGGTGGAGCGCGGAACCGCGGGTTTCTCCGCCCGGGATCACGGGGGCAAGTTCTCGCTGCGGGCGTCGGTCACCTCCGAGCTCATCCTTCAGGATTGCGAGGTTCCGGCCGCGGCGCTGCTTCCGGGGACCGGGGGATTGAGATCACCGCTGATGTGCCTCAGCCAGGCGCGGTATGGCATTGCGTGGGGCGGCATCGGTTCGGCGCAGGCCGTGTTCGATGAGGCCCTGGGCTACGCAAAAGCCCGCATCGCCTTCGGCAAGCCGATCGCCGCGTTTCAGATCCAGCAGGAGAAGCTCGTCTGGATGGCCAGCGAGATCACCAAGGCGCAGATCCTGGCCCTGCGCCTGGGACGGCTCAAGGATGAAGGCAAGGCGACCCCGGCGCAGATCTCCATGGGCAAGCGGAACAACATCTGGGTGGCGCGGGAGTGCGCCCGACTGGCCCGGGAGATCCTGGGCGCCAACGGGATCACCGATGAATACCAGGTGGGGCGCCACCTGTGCAACATCGAGTCGGTCTACACTTACGAGGGAACGCACGACATTCATACCCTCATCCTGGGCGAGGCCCTGACGGGACTCTCCGCGTTTTCCTGA
- a CDS encoding glycosyltransferase family 4 protein, which produces MVNPAPSAVPGMNPPSERASPDSLPRLCFIGPLMAERHSGYVVTQGVVLSGRFRSAGYPVVTASASPNRYLRLLDVARTIVQRRGAIDILIVHVYSGPSFVVEDVASWLGRRFGLRIILLLHGGAMPEFMAKFPDWTRRVLGRADAIVAPSPFLARSAAAHGFECQVIPNLIDLNRYPHRRRGTLEPRLFWMRSFHPVYNPILAVRVLERLRATHPRATLVMGGPDKGMQSEVQALARRIGLGDAVRFPGFLDMAGKAREGQAADVFINTSRVDNMPVCVVEAAAMGIPVVSTAVGGVTDLVQDGETALLVPDDDVEAMAGSIQRLLRDPDLAGRLSEKGRRLAERSAWEQVHPLWEALFARLQSHPSPTPRRGTDVRH; this is translated from the coding sequence ATGGTGAACCCGGCCCCGAGCGCCGTTCCGGGAATGAACCCGCCGTCCGAGCGGGCGTCTCCGGACTCGCTCCCGCGCCTCTGCTTCATCGGGCCCCTGATGGCGGAGCGTCATTCCGGGTACGTGGTGACCCAGGGCGTGGTCCTGTCGGGTCGCTTCCGAAGCGCCGGCTACCCGGTTGTGACCGCCTCGGCGTCCCCCAACCGGTATCTCCGGCTCCTCGACGTCGCCCGCACGATCGTCCAGCGCCGAGGGGCCATCGACATCCTGATCGTCCATGTTTACAGCGGCCCGAGCTTCGTCGTGGAGGACGTCGCAAGCTGGCTCGGCCGGCGCTTCGGCCTGCGGATCATCCTGCTGCTCCACGGGGGCGCCATGCCGGAGTTCATGGCGAAATTTCCGGACTGGACGCGCCGGGTCCTCGGCCGCGCCGACGCCATCGTCGCCCCCTCCCCGTTTCTCGCCCGATCCGCGGCCGCGCACGGCTTCGAGTGCCAGGTCATCCCGAACCTCATCGACTTGAATCGCTACCCCCATCGACGGCGCGGCACGCTCGAGCCCCGCCTCTTCTGGATGCGCTCCTTCCACCCCGTGTACAACCCTATCCTGGCGGTCCGCGTGCTGGAACGCCTGCGGGCCACGCATCCGCGCGCCACTCTGGTCATGGGGGGACCGGACAAGGGGATGCAGTCCGAGGTCCAGGCGCTCGCGCGGCGAATCGGTCTGGGGGACGCGGTGCGGTTTCCGGGCTTCCTGGACATGGCGGGCAAGGCGCGGGAGGGCCAGGCGGCCGATGTTTTCATCAACACGAGCCGCGTCGACAACATGCCCGTGTGCGTCGTCGAGGCCGCCGCCATGGGGATCCCCGTGGTGAGCACGGCCGTGGGAGGCGTCACGGACCTGGTGCAGGACGGGGAGACGGCGCTGCTCGTCCCCGACGACGACGTCGAGGCGATGGCGGGGTCGATCCAGCGCCTGCTGCGCGATCCGGATCTGGCCGGCCGGCTGTCCGAGAAGGGTCGCAGGCTCGCCGAGCGATCCGCCTGGGAGCAGGTCCATCCCCTCTGGGAGGCGCTTTTCGCCCGCCTGCAGTCCCACCCCTCTCCCACCCCGCGCCGAGGCACCGATGTGCGGCATTAG
- the asnB gene encoding asparagine synthase (glutamine-hydrolyzing), giving the protein MCGISGVGGSRAVAEMELVAMRDSLAHRGPDDAAHVMSPGVALASRRLAILDLSSRGRMPMSTPDGRYCITYNGAVYNFRELRSFLEGRGHTFRTQTDTEVILQLYAEEGPAMLGRLNGMFALAIWDARERSLFLARDRLGVKPLFYAEHDGRLYFASEQKALFAAGVPIRFDPAAWEELLCFRYVSGTKTPYSGVEKLLPGHYMIWKDGHTAIHRWWILADRARSLRDSLPADPVRWYRETLDSAVDLRCISDVPVGVLLSGGLDSSSIASSLAQHERSGLASFTVRFSESGYDEGPLAREVASRFGLEYNETTVGTDLLVDRILEASHLNDEPLAHDSDLHLLAISRYARPRVTVLLSGEGADETLGGYVRYRPLRSPQLLAVARPVYPAAAMLFGAGGRLRKLARFLDLGGLRSYILYNACNVLPCDLRALGMTPTCDFPYRQAVLEEAETLYPTEPVRQAMYADQHTFLCSVLDRNDRMTMGASIECRVPFLDYRLVEALAAMPSSVLGPGRRGKPLLQRSMSDRLPPAVRHNRKWGFGVPWGSYLRDCPPLRGLVQDLPDLEPIRSGPLDRGRLATAIREFLAGDEAHVALVRQLVMIAAWHRACVKS; this is encoded by the coding sequence ATGTGCGGCATTAGCGGCGTCGGCGGGTCGCGCGCGGTCGCCGAGATGGAACTCGTCGCGATGCGCGATTCCCTGGCCCACCGCGGACCGGACGATGCCGCCCATGTCATGTCGCCCGGGGTGGCCCTGGCATCCCGGCGGCTCGCGATTCTCGATCTCTCGAGCCGCGGACGGATGCCGATGTCCACGCCGGACGGCCGGTACTGCATCACGTACAACGGCGCGGTCTACAACTTCCGGGAGCTGCGCTCCTTTCTGGAGGGGCGCGGCCATACGTTCCGGACCCAGACCGACACCGAAGTGATCCTCCAGCTGTATGCGGAGGAGGGCCCCGCCATGCTGGGGCGGCTGAACGGCATGTTCGCCCTGGCCATCTGGGATGCCCGCGAGCGTTCGCTGTTCCTCGCCCGTGATCGGCTGGGCGTGAAGCCCCTCTTCTACGCGGAGCACGACGGGCGGCTGTACTTTGCCTCCGAGCAGAAGGCGCTGTTCGCCGCCGGCGTTCCGATCCGTTTCGACCCCGCTGCATGGGAGGAGCTCCTGTGCTTCCGCTACGTCAGCGGCACGAAGACCCCCTACTCCGGGGTCGAGAAACTCCTCCCCGGCCATTACATGATCTGGAAGGACGGGCACACCGCGATTCATCGCTGGTGGATCCTCGCCGATCGCGCCCGCTCTCTCAGGGATTCCCTCCCCGCCGACCCCGTCCGCTGGTACCGAGAGACCCTCGACAGCGCCGTGGACCTGCGATGCATCAGCGATGTTCCGGTCGGCGTCCTCTTGAGCGGCGGACTGGACTCTTCGAGCATCGCCTCATCTCTGGCGCAGCACGAGCGCTCGGGCCTCGCCAGCTTCACCGTCCGCTTCTCGGAATCAGGATACGACGAGGGACCCCTGGCGCGAGAGGTCGCGTCGCGCTTCGGGCTGGAGTACAACGAGACGACGGTCGGCACCGACCTCCTGGTCGACAGGATCCTGGAGGCTTCCCATCTCAACGACGAGCCCCTGGCGCACGACAGCGACCTGCACCTCCTCGCCATCTCGAGGTATGCCAGGCCGCGGGTCACGGTGCTGCTCTCAGGGGAAGGAGCGGATGAGACGCTCGGCGGCTACGTCCGCTACCGGCCGCTTCGCAGCCCCCAGCTGCTGGCGGTCGCGCGGCCCGTCTATCCCGCCGCCGCCATGCTGTTCGGGGCGGGCGGGAGGCTGCGCAAGCTCGCGCGCTTCCTCGACCTGGGGGGGCTGCGCTCGTACATCCTGTACAACGCCTGCAATGTCCTGCCGTGCGACCTGCGCGCGCTGGGGATGACGCCGACCTGCGACTTTCCCTACCGTCAGGCCGTTCTCGAGGAGGCGGAGACTCTCTACCCCACGGAACCGGTCCGGCAGGCGATGTACGCCGACCAGCACACGTTCCTCTGCTCGGTCCTCGATCGAAACGATCGGATGACCATGGGAGCCTCGATCGAGTGTCGCGTCCCCTTTCTCGACTACCGCCTCGTGGAAGCCCTCGCGGCCATGCCATCCTCCGTTCTGGGCCCGGGGCGGCGCGGCAAGCCCCTCCTGCAGCGCTCCATGAGCGACCGGCTGCCTCCCGCCGTTCGTCACAACAGGAAATGGGGCTTCGGGGTACCCTGGGGCTCCTACCTGAGAGACTGTCCACCGCTGCGCGGCCTGGTCCAGGATCTTCCGGACCTCGAGCCGATCCGGAGCGGACCGCTCGATCGCGGCCGGCTGGCGACGGCGATCCGGGAGTTCCTCGCCGGGGACGAGGCCCACGTGGCGCTGGTGCGGCAACTCGTGATGATCGCGGCCTGGCACCGTGCGTGCGTCAAGTCCTGA
- the asnB gene encoding asparagine synthase (glutamine-hydrolyzing) — protein sequence MCGIAGRFHPNQLPPDPAWRVHADALLQHRGPDGGGHFHDGTCELVFRRLAIIDLTPTGNQPMPNEDGSVQVVFNGEIYNHPELRRELQQRGHRFRGTSDTEVLAHLYEEEGAALAGRLRGMFAFAIYDRNRRSLLLGRDRFGIKPLYYAVRGDHLVFASEIKAILTSAVIEAGVDRQACYDFLALGYVPEPATGFLGIEMLPTGTTLLVDCKGRIPKRFHTVHPEPEDGLTLEEAVDAAEAALLRAAAEQSRADVPVAALLSGGIDSSLVVAALCRTTSGTPSTFNVRFPESGYDETEMALAVASHYGTRHRSIEVDDRVLAPDSVNDLLRHFDQPFADSSLLPTYAVSRAIRDNGIICTVSGDGGDEGFGGYASFWRLNLLHRLSRLPGPLRELLARGGDLLEPWTADLGRQAAKIVRLAGTGGESTARLFARFYSYLSESQKEELVLPDARAGLLPVDRMFGPYDPAGVMDLEPLSRRLTEAIFAASLPGDMLRKVDMMSMRASIEVRVPMLDEEVVRCGLRLPHRLKTDGREGKLVLRALARRWLPRKVAEHRKQGFSIPLDRMVGPAFHAMLDDLLRSGGARIRGFLSGALVDRWLEWFRAAGAGRRVGTISRGGLYQRVLMLLALELWLRDRKLGW from the coding sequence ATGTGCGGGATTGCCGGCCGTTTTCACCCGAACCAACTGCCTCCCGATCCCGCCTGGCGGGTCCATGCCGACGCTCTCCTGCAGCACCGCGGACCCGACGGAGGCGGGCACTTCCACGACGGCACCTGCGAGCTCGTGTTTCGGCGCCTGGCCATCATCGATCTGACGCCGACCGGCAATCAGCCCATGCCCAACGAGGATGGCAGCGTCCAGGTGGTGTTCAACGGGGAGATCTACAACCATCCCGAGCTCCGGCGGGAGCTGCAGCAACGGGGTCACAGGTTTCGAGGGACCTCGGATACCGAAGTCCTCGCCCATCTGTACGAGGAGGAAGGCGCCGCCCTCGCCGGGCGGCTGCGGGGCATGTTCGCCTTCGCCATCTACGACCGGAACAGGCGGTCGCTCCTTCTGGGGCGCGATCGCTTCGGCATCAAGCCGCTCTACTACGCGGTGCGGGGCGACCATCTCGTCTTCGCCAGCGAGATCAAGGCGATCCTCACGTCGGCGGTGATCGAGGCGGGCGTGGATCGCCAGGCCTGCTACGACTTCCTGGCGCTCGGATACGTGCCGGAGCCGGCGACCGGCTTCCTCGGGATCGAGATGCTGCCCACCGGCACCACTCTCCTCGTCGACTGCAAGGGGCGGATCCCGAAGAGATTCCATACCGTCCATCCCGAGCCGGAGGACGGCCTGACCCTGGAGGAGGCGGTCGACGCCGCAGAGGCGGCTCTCCTGCGCGCCGCGGCGGAGCAATCGCGCGCCGATGTGCCCGTGGCCGCGCTCCTGAGCGGCGGCATCGACTCGTCCCTGGTGGTGGCCGCGCTCTGCCGGACGACCTCCGGGACCCCCTCGACGTTCAACGTCCGCTTTCCGGAATCCGGGTACGACGAGACCGAGATGGCGCTCGCCGTGGCGAGCCACTACGGAACCCGGCATCGCTCGATCGAGGTGGACGACCGCGTGCTCGCTCCCGATTCAGTGAACGACCTGCTGCGGCACTTCGATCAGCCGTTTGCCGACTCCAGCCTCCTGCCCACCTACGCCGTGAGCCGCGCAATCCGTGACAACGGGATCATCTGCACGGTGTCCGGCGACGGGGGCGACGAGGGCTTCGGGGGGTATGCATCCTTCTGGCGGCTCAATCTCCTCCACCGGCTGAGCCGCCTTCCGGGTCCGCTCCGCGAACTCCTGGCACGGGGAGGGGACCTTCTCGAGCCGTGGACGGCCGATCTGGGAAGGCAGGCCGCCAAGATCGTCCGGCTGGCCGGGACGGGAGGGGAGAGCACCGCCCGTCTGTTCGCAAGGTTCTACAGCTATCTGAGCGAATCCCAGAAGGAGGAGCTGGTCCTGCCCGACGCGCGGGCGGGGCTCTTGCCGGTCGACCGCATGTTCGGACCGTACGATCCGGCCGGGGTCATGGACCTCGAGCCCCTGTCGCGGCGGCTGACGGAGGCCATCTTCGCCGCGAGCCTCCCGGGGGACATGTTGCGCAAGGTCGACATGATGAGCATGCGCGCCAGCATCGAGGTGCGGGTGCCGATGCTGGATGAGGAGGTCGTCCGCTGCGGGCTCCGGCTCCCGCATCGACTGAAGACGGACGGGCGCGAGGGCAAACTCGTGCTTCGCGCCCTGGCCAGGCGCTGGCTTCCCCGGAAGGTGGCGGAGCACCGGAAGCAGGGCTTCTCCATCCCTCTCGATCGCATGGTCGGTCCCGCGTTCCACGCCATGCTCGACGATCTGCTCCGGTCGGGCGGCGCGCGGATCCGGGGGTTCCTGAGCGGCGCTCTGGTGGACCGCTGGCTGGAGTGGTTTCGCGCGGCGGGAGCGGGGCGCAGGGTGGGCACGATCAGCCGGGGCGGGCTCTACCAGAGGGTGCTCATGCTCCTCGCCCTGGAGCTCTGGCTGCGGGACCGGAAGCTCGGGTGGTAG
- a CDS encoding class I SAM-dependent methyltransferase — translation MYFWGQKWFGGYRHFTIDQKVQQGMVLAESLFQSGQTFSGRRTVEIGCGWTPVVPLLFWMYGQEECHTYDVSRLLRRSLMLETVRQIGEFHGLDRDLPDGEHRERLRKRAAILADLARLRAATGDILARCSIVYHAPHDASATGLANGSIDVVYSNTVLEHIPEEALAGLFAEAHRVLRPGGHMLHLIDLSDHFSHGDPTISSINFLRFSEASFSKYNTTFLYQNRLRSHQWRRIFEDSGFEIRVWQEIRDAGIRSLLPRFPLDRAFAHLSEEELCIGSIRVVATRA, via the coding sequence GTGTACTTTTGGGGGCAGAAATGGTTCGGCGGCTACCGGCACTTCACGATCGACCAGAAGGTTCAGCAGGGAATGGTCCTTGCGGAAAGCCTGTTCCAGTCAGGCCAGACCTTTTCAGGTCGCCGAACCGTCGAGATCGGTTGTGGCTGGACGCCGGTGGTGCCGCTGCTCTTCTGGATGTACGGACAGGAGGAGTGTCACACTTACGATGTATCCCGGTTGCTCCGGCGCTCACTGATGCTTGAAACAGTCCGGCAGATCGGGGAGTTTCACGGACTGGATCGCGATCTGCCGGACGGGGAACACCGGGAACGGCTTCGGAAGCGCGCTGCGATTCTGGCCGACCTGGCGCGGTTACGGGCCGCCACAGGGGACATCCTGGCACGCTGCAGCATCGTCTACCACGCGCCGCACGACGCGTCGGCCACGGGTCTGGCGAACGGCTCGATCGATGTCGTGTACTCAAACACCGTTCTCGAGCACATCCCCGAGGAAGCTCTCGCCGGCCTGTTTGCCGAGGCGCATCGGGTCCTCCGTCCCGGAGGTCACATGCTTCACCTCATCGACCTGAGCGATCATTTCTCGCATGGTGATCCCACCATCTCGTCCATCAACTTCCTGCGCTTCTCGGAAGCGTCCTTCTCGAAATACAACACGACATTTCTCTATCAGAACCGCCTGCGCTCCCATCAGTGGCGGCGGATCTTCGAAGACTCGGGGTTCGAGATCCGGGTCTGGCAGGAGATTCGTGACGCCGGGATCCGCTCTTTGTTGCCCCGGTTTCCGCTCGATCGGGCGTTTGCCCATTTGAGCGAGGAAGAGCTATGCATCGGCTCCATTCGCGTGGTCGCGACCCGGGCGTGA